A DNA window from Hevea brasiliensis isolate MT/VB/25A 57/8 unplaced genomic scaffold, ASM3005281v1 Scaf7, whole genome shotgun sequence contains the following coding sequences:
- the LOC131177650 gene encoding uncharacterized protein LOC131177650 isoform X1: MDQDEAKSNENHSSSSRDSNPCPICLGPFLQESYLDSCFHKFCYSCILNWTKVVAGKHSPAPSSVKCPLCKTENLSIIYGYDGSSFQRQYINDSFELSSFFSKAHKYRLKCYYTEPGILSNVVNILRYWKSRKYLQPNRWLQSWLRREIQALLQEEDVEIIVHHILGVVDSFLRRGDQSHQMRTPETKQVEFKNLVSDAARPFLAARTERFVNELELFLASGLNIEAYDEVYMQQLGWNTPRLTGEGADVEHSEHTPIVPYLYIFDDDSDETD; encoded by the exons ATGGACCAAGATGAAGCTAAAAGCAACGAGAATCACTCTTCCTCTTCGCGGGACTCCAATCCATGCCCCATCTGCCTCGGTCCCTTCCTTCAAGAATCCTATCTTGATTCCTGTTTCC ATAAATTTTGTTACAGTTGCATTTTGAATTGGACTAAAGTAGTTGCTGGCAAGCATTCTCCTGCACCTTCTTCTGTAAAATGTCCTTTGTGCAAG ACAGAAAACCTTTCAATAATTTATGGATACGATGGAAGTTCATTCCAAAGGCAGTATATAAATGATAGTTTTGAGCTTAG TTCTTTCTTTTCAAAAGCTCACAAGTATAGATTAAAATGCTATTATACTGAACCAG GTATCTTGAGCAATGTAGTTAACATATTGCGATATTGGAAGTCCCGTAAGTATCTTCAACCAAATCGGTGGCTGCAAAGTTGGTTGAGAAGAGAAATTCAGGCTCTTTTGCAG GAAGAGGATGTTGAAATTATTGTACACCATATACTTGGTGTGGTTGATTCATTCTTGAGAAG GGGTGATCAATCTCATCAGATGAGAACACCTGAAACAAAACAAGTAGAGTTCAAGAATCTAGTCTCTGATGCAGCAAGGCCTTTTCTAGCAGCAAGAACAGAACGATTCGTGAATGAGTTGGAATTGTTTCTTGCTTCAGGTTTAAACATTGAAGCCTATGATGAAGTATACATGCAGCAGTTGGGTTGGAACACTCCTAGATTGACTGGTGAGGGTGCAGATGTAGAACATAGTGAACACACACCAATAGTCCCATACTTGTATATTTTTGACGACGACTCTGATGAAACTGATTGA
- the LOC131177650 gene encoding uncharacterized protein LOC131177650 isoform X2 yields the protein MKLKATRITLPLRGTPIHAPSASVPSFKNPILIPVSTENLSIIYGYDGSSFQRQYINDSFELSSFFSKAHKYRLKCYYTEPGILSNVVNILRYWKSRKYLQPNRWLQSWLRREIQALLQEEDVEIIVHHILGVVDSFLRRGDQSHQMRTPETKQVEFKNLVSDAARPFLAARTERFVNELELFLASGLNIEAYDEVYMQQLGWNTPRLTGEGADVEHSEHTPIVPYLYIFDDDSDETD from the exons ATGAAGCTAAAAGCAACGAGAATCACTCTTCCTCTTCGCGGGACTCCAATCCATGCCCCATCTGCCTCGGTCCCTTCCTTCAAGAATCCTATCTTGATTCCTGTTTCC ACAGAAAACCTTTCAATAATTTATGGATACGATGGAAGTTCATTCCAAAGGCAGTATATAAATGATAGTTTTGAGCTTAG TTCTTTCTTTTCAAAAGCTCACAAGTATAGATTAAAATGCTATTATACTGAACCAG GTATCTTGAGCAATGTAGTTAACATATTGCGATATTGGAAGTCCCGTAAGTATCTTCAACCAAATCGGTGGCTGCAAAGTTGGTTGAGAAGAGAAATTCAGGCTCTTTTGCAG GAAGAGGATGTTGAAATTATTGTACACCATATACTTGGTGTGGTTGATTCATTCTTGAGAAG GGGTGATCAATCTCATCAGATGAGAACACCTGAAACAAAACAAGTAGAGTTCAAGAATCTAGTCTCTGATGCAGCAAGGCCTTTTCTAGCAGCAAGAACAGAACGATTCGTGAATGAGTTGGAATTGTTTCTTGCTTCAGGTTTAAACATTGAAGCCTATGATGAAGTATACATGCAGCAGTTGGGTTGGAACACTCCTAGATTGACTGGTGAGGGTGCAGATGTAGAACATAGTGAACACACACCAATAGTCCCATACTTGTATATTTTTGACGACGACTCTGATGAAACTGATTGA
- the LOC110672630 gene encoding alpha-crystallin domain-containing protein 22.3 yields the protein MPPPIRSFGMHGGNNEFQNPHQQALEVQPLNSVPYISSPAPVGDYDSLQTESDAQPVEKVGPCMVFLPSNTTRKEWDNIVVSAKSAVVLTGTAAMGQVGPIVGLMDIGECDDAYMFRVSLPGVAKDEKEFSCDIEPNGTIIIKGVTTTGEKIVCKNSQVFRMQTQNLPQPGHFSIKFQLPGPVDDQQFSGRFGNDGMLEGIVKKSIQ from the exons ATGCCTCCCCCGATCAG GTCTTTTGGCATGCATGGAGGAAATAATGAATTCCAGAATCCCCACCAACAAGCACTCGAGGTTCAACCTCTCAACAGTGTGCCTTACATTAGTTCACCTGCACCAGTTGGTGATTATGACTCATTGCAAACTGAAAGTGATGCCCAACCTGTTGAAAAAGTTGGACCATGTATGGTCTTTCTCCCATCTAACACAACTAGAAAGGAATGGGATAACATAGTGGTCTCTGCGAAAAGTGCAGTTGTGCTGACTGGGACTGCAGCTATGGGACAGGTGGGACCAATTGTGGGATTAATGGACATTGGAGAATGCGATGACGCCTACATGTTTCGTGTCTCCCTGCCTGGGGTAGCAAAAGATGAAA AGGAATTTAGTTGTGACATTGAACCTAATGGAACAATAATAATAAAGGGCGTGACAACCACTGGTGAAAAAATAGTGTGCAAGAACTCCCAAGTCTTTAGGATGCAAACACAAAATCTGCCCCAACCAGGGCACTTCTCCATTAAATTTCAGCTACCTGGTCCAGTTGATGACCAACAGTTTTCAGGCCGTTTTGGGAATGATGGAATGCTTGAGGGAATTGTGAAGAAGAGTATCCAATAA